One window of Methanogenium organophilum genomic DNA carries:
- a CDS encoding FprA family A-type flavoprotein — protein MKAESYKIADGVYWVGTLDWDLRSYHGYTLDGTSYNCYLVFGEKTALIDNVYPGQSAQMWARIRDACAKEGKTEHIDIIVQNHVEKDHSGALVEIHKKYPDAPIYCTAVAEKGLLRHFPALAGATFHQVTTGESLDLGGKTLAFVEAPLLHWPDSMFTLYAEDGILFPNDAFGQHLCCADRLDTDIPEYVLMDAAQKFYANLIVPLTPLFVRKAEELTGLGLIEKVRMIAPSHGQIWTDPGKVLGAYVGWATGSLRKDKVTIIYDTMHGSTKMLAHGLAEGVIAGGCDVKLFNLHEDERSEIVKHILDSKAVMVGVPTINDMPYPSIGDLLYYLRGLHFNRTGERLALAFGSMGGTGGAVKIVADELTEAGFTVVGTQEVLYVPDGSEMDQAFEIGKEMADRIRE, from the coding sequence ATGAAAGCAGAATCATATAAGATTGCTGACGGTGTGTACTGGGTCGGAACTCTCGACTGGGACCTTCGGAGCTATCACGGCTATACCCTTGACGGAACGTCCTACAACTGCTACCTTGTCTTTGGGGAAAAGACGGCACTCATCGACAACGTGTACCCGGGCCAATCCGCCCAGATGTGGGCCAGAATCAGAGATGCATGTGCAAAAGAAGGGAAGACGGAACACATAGACATCATCGTCCAGAACCACGTCGAGAAGGATCATTCGGGAGCGCTTGTCGAGATTCACAAGAAGTATCCCGATGCGCCGATCTACTGCACCGCGGTTGCAGAGAAGGGTCTCCTCCGGCACTTCCCGGCTCTTGCGGGCGCCACCTTCCACCAGGTAACAACCGGCGAAAGCCTCGATCTCGGCGGAAAAACGCTTGCATTCGTCGAGGCCCCGCTTCTCCACTGGCCTGATTCGATGTTCACCCTCTACGCTGAAGACGGAATCCTCTTCCCGAACGATGCCTTCGGCCAGCACCTCTGCTGTGCAGACCGGCTGGATACCGACATTCCCGAATATGTCCTGATGGATGCGGCGCAGAAGTTCTATGCCAACCTGATCGTTCCGCTCACCCCGTTATTCGTCAGAAAGGCAGAAGAGCTCACCGGCCTCGGCCTGATAGAAAAGGTAAGGATGATTGCCCCGTCGCACGGCCAGATCTGGACTGACCCCGGCAAGGTACTCGGTGCATACGTGGGATGGGCAACCGGTTCGTTACGCAAAGACAAGGTGACGATAATCTACGACACCATGCACGGTTCGACAAAGATGCTTGCCCACGGTCTCGCAGAAGGCGTCATCGCCGGCGGATGCGATGTGAAGCTCTTCAACCTGCATGAGGACGAGCGTTCCGAGATTGTCAAGCATATCCTCGACTCAAAAGCGGTCATGGTCGGTGTCCCGACCATCAACGACATGCCCTACCCGAGTATCGGGGATCTCCTGTATTATCTCAGGGGGCTCCACTTCAACCGTACGGGAGAGCGTCTCGCCCTCGCCTTCGGTTCGATGGGCGGTACGGGAGGCGCCGTCAAGATTGTCGCCGACGAGCTCACGGAAGCGGGGTTCACGGTTGTCGGAACACAGGAGGTCCTGTACGTCCCTGACGGGTCCGAGATGGACCAGGCATTTGAAATCGGAAAGGAGATGGCCGACCGGATACGGGAATAA
- a CDS encoding DNA alkylation repair protein: MDPLIARIREDLSKNADPDIRAGSQRFFKEGVRCYGMKTKTATGIAKRYWKEAKTLPKAEIYALCEELFSSGYLEEAGIASNWTYALSGTYDRADLAIFRRWIDTCITTWAACDTFCNHTVGDFMEQYPECIAELRDWTQSENRWMRRAAAVSLIVPAKHGKFLAEAMAIADLLLTDADDMVQKGYGWLLKEESREHTDEIFSFVMAKKKDMPRTALRYAIELMPKELRAEVMKKDW, encoded by the coding sequence ATGGACCCTCTCATCGCCCGCATTCGCGAAGACCTCAGCAAGAACGCCGACCCGGATATACGGGCGGGTTCGCAGCGGTTCTTTAAGGAGGGCGTACGCTGCTACGGGATGAAGACCAAAACCGCGACCGGCATCGCAAAAAGATACTGGAAAGAGGCGAAAACACTGCCAAAAGCAGAGATCTATGCCCTCTGTGAGGAACTCTTCTCCTCCGGCTACCTGGAGGAGGCGGGCATCGCCTCGAACTGGACCTATGCCCTCTCGGGCACCTATGACCGGGCAGACCTCGCTATCTTCCGGCGCTGGATTGACACCTGCATCACCACCTGGGCCGCCTGCGACACCTTCTGCAACCATACCGTGGGGGATTTCATGGAGCAGTACCCGGAGTGCATCGCAGAACTCCGGGACTGGACGCAGTCGGAGAACCGCTGGATGCGGCGTGCGGCAGCAGTATCTCTCATCGTTCCCGCGAAACACGGGAAATTTCTTGCAGAGGCAATGGCGATTGCAGACCTTCTCCTGACGGACGCGGACGACATGGTGCAGAAAGGCTACGGGTGGCTTTTAAAGGAGGAGAGCAGAGAGCACACGGATGAGATCTTCTCCTTTGTCATGGCAAAAAAGAAGGATATGCCCCGGACGGCACTGCGCTATGCAATCGAGCTGATGCCGAAGGAGCTGCGTGCGGAGGTAATGAAGAAGGACTGGTAA
- a CDS encoding alpha/beta fold hydrolase — protein sequence MATYVLVHGGNMDTETWNRLTIGEPVDTADGKMGGRIWDGTVARLREHGHRAFAPTLADEYTATLTGHIGEVRRLITEHTLQNVVLVGHSYGGMITTGVAAALPERIGRLVYVDAALPDSGQSLFDIIAGAGIRPAAVSGLDPAPPYVEPLFFDPAVLRPLQKTYIRCTKSDFVQVTAGAREKIAADRTRWTYHELPASHVPMADMPEELFRILLEAAGEHESPS from the coding sequence GTGGCAACATATGTGCTGGTCCACGGCGGAAACATGGACACGGAGACATGGAACCGGCTCACGATAGGTGAACCGGTTGATACCGCAGACGGGAAAATGGGCGGCAGGATCTGGGACGGGACCGTCGCCCGCCTCCGGGAGCACGGCCACCGTGCGTTCGCCCCGACCCTCGCAGACGAATACACCGCCACCCTGACCGGCCATATCGGGGAGGTCAGGAGACTCATCACCGAGCATACCCTGCAGAATGTCGTCCTTGTCGGGCACAGCTACGGCGGGATGATCACAACAGGCGTTGCAGCAGCACTCCCGGAGCGGATTGGCCGTCTGGTCTATGTGGATGCCGCACTGCCTGACTCCGGCCAGTCGCTCTTTGATATCATTGCAGGTGCAGGCATCCGTCCCGCCGCAGTCTCCGGTCTTGACCCCGCACCGCCGTACGTGGAACCTCTCTTCTTCGACCCGGCCGTATTACGGCCGCTGCAAAAGACCTATATCCGCTGCACGAAGAGCGATTTTGTGCAGGTCACCGCCGGAGCCCGAGAGAAGATCGCGGCCGACCGGACCCGGTGGACCTATCATGAACTCCCCGCCTCGCATGTCCCGATGGCCGATATGCCTGAGGAACTGTTCAGGATACTGCTGGAGGCTGCCGGAGAGCACGAGTCGCCGTCGTAA
- a CDS encoding cation:proton antiporter, with product MSSELIYIGLGLIIGLGISMQWLAKIFRIPGIILLLPAGMIVGPVLGLVRPQEIFGDTLFPLVTIGVGILLLKGGLELRLKNLQPGMSRSVWRLVTVGVILTLFIGTVAALFLFHIPPVLAFLLSALLVVSGPTVVGPILSFARPKEPVGTVLQWEGIIIDPIGAALAVAAISFITAENPNPFLDIFLTMAVGVMLGIAAALIYTYADRTRNIPRGLGGLIALMLGIVVVTVGELIFSEAGLFAALTMGFVIANQRLTPFGSIRVLTETLEPLIIGILFIMLAAMVDLGAMVQYLVPALVLVAIYVLVARPLAGFLATHGLGYSNAQRIFIGALHPRGIVAAATASLFALNLAEFGVDFPEMVPVVFTVILATVIIYGLGTPVLSRVLKIADPEPTGIAVYGEQHWALDLAAALHTAGATVMVLAPGSRILRSVADSGKIPFEAYTGSLADLADEEVLNDAHFFKMKVAWLLIASSNRDSIGSAEDAFIDSIGPENMIIFGSDRDLQDRRVFGGKIDILAKTPYGLFGRNEDELLDMLENGYSFRAIDNREQPQDGGTPEGTRAFLRVNRDGTLAVPGSDSRLEDGESLIIITKKHDLPKKDTY from the coding sequence ATGAGCAGTGAATTGATCTATATCGGGCTGGGCCTTATCATCGGTCTTGGCATCTCAATGCAGTGGCTCGCAAAGATCTTCAGAATTCCGGGGATTATCCTCCTGTTACCGGCCGGTATGATTGTCGGCCCGGTACTCGGGCTCGTGCGGCCACAGGAAATCTTTGGAGATACCTTATTCCCCCTGGTGACCATTGGCGTGGGAATTCTCCTCTTAAAAGGTGGATTAGAACTTCGTCTGAAGAACCTGCAGCCCGGTATGAGCCGCTCTGTCTGGCGTCTCGTAACGGTCGGGGTGATTTTGACACTCTTTATCGGAACGGTGGCTGCACTGTTCCTCTTCCATATCCCTCCTGTTTTGGCATTTCTCCTCTCCGCTCTCTTAGTGGTCTCCGGCCCCACCGTGGTCGGGCCAATCCTCAGTTTTGCCCGTCCAAAGGAACCGGTAGGGACCGTTTTGCAATGGGAAGGTATTATTATTGACCCGATTGGCGCTGCTCTTGCAGTGGCTGCGATCAGCTTCATTACGGCGGAAAACCCGAACCCGTTTCTGGATATATTTTTGACCATGGCAGTGGGCGTGATGCTTGGTATTGCAGCAGCGCTGATCTACACGTACGCCGACCGTACACGCAATATACCCAGGGGGCTCGGCGGCCTCATTGCCCTGATGCTGGGGATTGTGGTTGTCACCGTGGGAGAACTGATATTTTCGGAGGCAGGTCTCTTCGCCGCGTTAACCATGGGGTTTGTCATCGCAAACCAGCGCCTGACACCGTTTGGCAGTATACGCGTCCTCACGGAAACACTGGAACCACTCATCATCGGCATTCTGTTCATCATGCTGGCTGCAATGGTTGATCTTGGCGCCATGGTTCAGTACCTGGTACCCGCTCTCGTTCTGGTGGCGATATATGTGCTCGTCGCCCGCCCGCTGGCAGGCTTTCTCGCCACGCATGGTCTGGGGTACAGCAATGCACAACGGATATTTATCGGGGCCCTGCACCCGCGGGGCATTGTTGCTGCAGCCACCGCCTCATTATTCGCCCTGAATTTAGCCGAATTCGGGGTTGATTTTCCCGAGATGGTCCCGGTTGTTTTCACGGTGATACTGGCGACCGTCATTATCTACGGACTGGGAACTCCTGTCCTCTCCCGTGTGCTGAAGATTGCAGACCCGGAACCCACCGGTATTGCGGTCTACGGGGAACAGCACTGGGCTCTCGATCTGGCAGCAGCCCTGCATACGGCAGGAGCAACGGTTATGGTGCTGGCACCGGGCAGCAGGATACTTCGGAGTGTTGCAGACTCCGGAAAGATACCGTTTGAAGCGTATACCGGATCTCTCGCGGACCTGGCGGATGAAGAGGTTCTGAACGATGCCCATTTTTTTAAGATGAAAGTTGCGTGGCTCCTGATTGCGTCTTCCAACAGAGACAGCATCGGGTCAGCTGAGGATGCATTTATCGATTCAATCGGGCCTGAGAATATGATCATATTCGGATCGGATCGGGACCTGCAGGACAGGAGAGTTTTTGGAGGAAAAATCGATATTCTCGCGAAAACGCCGTACGGCCTTTTTGGTCGTAACGAGGATGAACTGCTGGACATGCTGGAAAACGGATACAGTTTCCGGGCCATCGACAACAGGGAACAGCCACAGGATGGCGGAACCCCGGAAGGGACACGGGCCTTTCTCAGGGTGAATCGTGACGGAACGCTTGCCGTACCCGGAAGTGATTCCCGTCTTGAAGACGGAGAATCCCTTATTATCATCACAAAAAAACACGATCTGCCAAAAAAAGATACGTATTGA
- a CDS encoding PaaI family thioesterase: protein MSASDDLRRAKEFFAADSFSQETGLELVSVSPGRATVSMQICDRHKNSHGTVHGGALFTLADTAFALASNSHGIPAAGINASISYLTAARDGILTAEAEEFTGNPKLASYTVVITDDKERKIAIFQGMVYRKTPKRDI from the coding sequence ATGTCAGCATCCGACGATCTCAGGAGAGCGAAGGAGTTCTTCGCCGCCGATTCATTCTCACAGGAAACCGGGCTGGAACTCGTCTCGGTTTCACCCGGCCGAGCTACGGTCTCTATGCAGATCTGCGATCGCCACAAAAACAGCCACGGGACGGTGCACGGCGGGGCACTGTTTACGCTTGCGGACACTGCATTTGCGCTTGCCTCAAACTCCCACGGGATCCCTGCGGCAGGCATCAACGCCTCCATATCGTATCTCACCGCCGCACGGGACGGCATTCTCACAGCGGAAGCGGAGGAGTTTACCGGGAACCCGAAGCTCGCCTCCTATACGGTTGTCATAACGGACGACAAAGAGAGAAAGATCGCGATCTTCCAGGGGATGGTCTACCGGAAGACGCCGAAAAGGGATATCTGA
- a CDS encoding DUF6790 family protein has protein sequence MDLVAYLWPLVFPLLGVAIALIHIRVKGHEGAKRLETVLMWQLAIGLGLNMAYSGFGHLVIPDQVAESIGWPPGSPFQREVGMWDVAMGIVGLLCLKFKSEGYWTATIIGTGIFLIGAGLGHVYEMVAGGNFAPNNAGAMMYMDLFYPLVLAGLLIWLHRKREEEAGLLP, from the coding sequence ATGGACCTCGTCGCATATCTCTGGCCGCTCGTCTTCCCGCTCCTCGGTGTCGCAATCGCCCTCATCCATATCCGGGTGAAGGGGCACGAGGGGGCAAAGCGGCTGGAGACCGTGCTCATGTGGCAGCTTGCCATCGGTCTCGGCCTGAACATGGCCTACTCGGGGTTCGGCCACCTCGTCATCCCCGACCAGGTCGCAGAATCCATTGGCTGGCCCCCGGGGAGCCCGTTCCAGCGTGAGGTGGGGATGTGGGACGTTGCGATGGGGATCGTCGGCCTCCTCTGCCTGAAGTTTAAGAGCGAAGGCTACTGGACCGCGACCATCATCGGCACCGGGATCTTTCTCATCGGTGCGGGGCTGGGGCATGTCTACGAGATGGTCGCAGGCGGCAACTTCGCCCCCAATAACGCCGGAGCGATGATGTATATGGATTTGTTCTATCCACTGGTGCTGGCGGGGCTTTTGATCTGGCTTCATAGGAAAAGGGAAGAAGAGGCAGGATTGCTTCCTTAA
- a CDS encoding CGGC domain-containing protein, which yields MMEEPVKIGIIICDRYHTCAGGKCMRSLHNREGAFSRYDGKEVELVGYATCGGCPGGNIEYAPEEMKKNGAEVIHLATGMIVGYPPCTRVNYFSNFIMEKFGLEVVVGTHPIPEKYYKTHTNLKTWDSKLWEPLIAPTLSDEKTRQSYD from the coding sequence ATGATGGAAGAACCAGTTAAAATTGGCATAATAATTTGTGACAGATATCATACGTGCGCAGGAGGGAAATGCATGCGATCTCTCCATAACCGTGAGGGTGCTTTTAGCAGATATGATGGTAAAGAAGTCGAACTCGTTGGTTATGCAACCTGTGGAGGGTGTCCGGGAGGGAATATCGAGTATGCACCTGAAGAAATGAAAAAAAATGGCGCAGAAGTTATTCACCTTGCAACGGGTATGATTGTGGGTTATCCGCCCTGTACAAGAGTGAACTATTTTTCAAATTTTATTATGGAAAAATTCGGTCTGGAAGTAGTTGTGGGAACACACCCGATTCCGGAAAAATACTACAAAACCCATACGAATCTGAAAACATGGGATTCAAAATTGTGGGAACCATTAATCGCACCGACCCTGTCAGATGAAAAAACACGTCAGTCGTATGATTAA
- the cofH gene encoding 5-amino-6-(D-ribitylamino)uracil--L-tyrosine 4-hydroxyphenyl transferase CofH, with protein sequence MALEPNGRRHWCSSSSGIGTILDDVIEGHRLTEAEALNLLTAKGRDVFEIAAAADIIRERKNGDIITYVRNQNLNFTNNCINSCGFCSFCRKTGQPDTFCFNREEIIEKVNQAKNRNVTEICSVGGLHPDFTAENYIEIISLIHHTAPEIHIHANNPMEVWYGAKKSGIPTIEMLEHMKEAGLGSLCGTAAEILVDDVREVICPGKIDTGTWERIIRETHGLGIPTTATIMYGHVETLADRIMHLKLLREIQDDTGGFLEFVPLSFIHNNTPLYLEGRVRPGATGREDILMIAVSRLFLDNFDNIQVSWVKYGKKLAQLGLMAGGNDLGGTIFEESISREAGARDTDFLDPLEMRRMAENTGRKLAQRSTLYQVM encoded by the coding sequence ATGGCTCTTGAACCAAATGGTCGCCGACACTGGTGCAGCAGCAGTTCAGGTATTGGAACGATTCTTGATGATGTAATTGAAGGGCACCGTCTCACTGAAGCCGAGGCACTGAATTTGCTGACCGCAAAAGGGAGGGATGTCTTTGAAATTGCAGCAGCAGCCGATATAATAAGAGAGCGAAAAAATGGGGATATTATAACGTATGTCAGAAACCAGAATCTCAATTTTACAAACAACTGTATTAATTCCTGTGGATTCTGCAGTTTCTGCCGGAAGACCGGCCAACCGGATACCTTCTGCTTTAACAGGGAAGAAATCATTGAGAAGGTAAATCAGGCAAAAAATCGCAACGTAACTGAAATCTGCAGTGTTGGTGGACTTCACCCGGATTTTACCGCAGAGAATTATATTGAGATCATTTCCCTTATACACCATACCGCCCCGGAGATTCACATCCATGCAAATAACCCGATGGAGGTCTGGTACGGAGCAAAAAAGAGTGGAATACCAACTATTGAGATGCTTGAACACATGAAAGAAGCAGGACTTGGCTCTTTGTGTGGGACTGCGGCTGAGATTCTTGTTGATGATGTAAGAGAAGTTATCTGCCCGGGCAAGATTGACACCGGTACATGGGAGAGGATTATCAGGGAGACTCATGGTCTTGGCATACCCACAACTGCTACGATTATGTATGGTCACGTCGAGACCCTGGCAGACAGGATAATGCACCTGAAACTACTGAGAGAGATCCAGGATGATACCGGTGGTTTTCTCGAATTTGTGCCTCTTTCATTCATCCACAATAACACTCCTCTCTATCTTGAGGGAAGAGTACGGCCCGGAGCCACAGGGCGGGAGGATATTCTCATGATAGCCGTTTCGAGACTATTCCTTGACAATTTTGACAATATTCAGGTGTCCTGGGTTAAATACGGAAAAAAACTTGCCCAGCTCGGATTAATGGCCGGAGGAAATGATCTGGGCGGGACGATATTTGAGGAGAGCATATCCAGAGAGGCAGGGGCAAGGGATACAGATTTCCTTGATCCTTTGGAGATGAGACGAATGGCCGAAAATACCGGCCGGAAACTTGCACAGAGGTCAACGCTTTATCAGGTAATGTAG
- a CDS encoding helix-turn-helix transcriptional regulator, with product MDNRIRELRNERGLTQQRLAELVNVSSRTIISLEKGQYNPSVLLAYKLAFIFECAIEQVFVFSEEDKP from the coding sequence ATGGATAATCGCATCCGGGAGCTGAGGAATGAGCGGGGATTGACCCAGCAGCGGCTTGCAGAGCTCGTGAATGTCTCCTCCCGCACCATCATTTCCCTTGAAAAAGGGCAGTACAACCCGTCGGTCCTCCTTGCCTATAAACTGGCATTCATTTTTGAGTGTGCCATTGAGCAGGTCTTCGTATTCAGTGAAGAAGATAAACCCTGA
- a CDS encoding ABC transporter ATP-binding protein — MQITNLSKNLGDFSLRDISLRIEEGEYFIIVGPTGAGKTILLETIAGIYSPDTGSIEIAGEDISRIDPKERGVAMVYQDYMLFPHLTVEENIGFGLKQRKTDPQSIHEEVTKAAEMLHIEHLLDRYPGTLSGGEQQRAAIARAIITRPRLLLLDEPLSALDASTRERLRSELQTLHRELKTTILHITHHFEDIYSLADRVAIMENGRVVQTGTPEEIFQHPASGFVAAFTGMENIFPGQSLSVEGEMQIDLGPGTIRADTGIEGDVYVGIRPEDVVLSRETVSGGAVNTFTGTITEIRQNGMFSRVMVDTGIRFICALTPQYILRMGLAEGDTVSLTLPESAIHIFPREGDLTSWHCSHSGCGKKCGKCAAKSQNNLHGLL, encoded by the coding sequence ATGCAGATAACGAACCTGTCAAAAAACCTCGGCGATTTCTCCCTGAGAGACATTTCCCTGAGAATTGAAGAGGGAGAATATTTCATCATCGTCGGGCCGACCGGGGCAGGCAAGACCATTCTCCTCGAAACGATTGCGGGCATCTACTCTCCCGATACGGGCAGTATCGAAATAGCCGGGGAAGATATCTCCCGCATTGACCCGAAGGAGCGTGGAGTGGCAATGGTGTACCAGGACTATATGCTCTTCCCGCACCTGACCGTGGAGGAGAATATCGGATTCGGTCTGAAGCAGAGGAAGACCGATCCACAGTCCATCCACGAAGAGGTGACGAAGGCGGCAGAGATGCTGCATATAGAACATCTCCTGGACCGGTATCCGGGGACCCTCTCCGGCGGTGAGCAGCAGCGTGCCGCCATCGCCCGGGCCATCATCACCCGGCCCCGGCTCCTCCTCCTTGATGAACCGCTCAGTGCACTGGATGCCTCCACACGGGAACGGTTACGCAGTGAACTGCAGACACTCCACAGGGAACTGAAGACCACGATCCTCCACATCACACACCATTTTGAAGATATCTACTCTCTCGCGGACAGGGTGGCTATCATGGAAAACGGCCGGGTGGTGCAGACAGGGACGCCGGAGGAGATATTCCAGCATCCTGCTTCCGGGTTTGTTGCTGCATTCACCGGCATGGAGAATATATTTCCCGGGCAGTCGTTGAGTGTGGAAGGGGAGATGCAGATCGATCTCGGTCCGGGCACAATCCGGGCGGACACCGGAATCGAGGGAGATGTCTATGTCGGAATCCGGCCGGAAGATGTGGTTCTTTCCCGTGAAACGGTCAGTGGTGGTGCAGTAAACACGTTCACCGGGACCATTACGGAGATCAGGCAGAACGGCATGTTCTCCCGGGTTATGGTGGATACCGGGATCCGGTTCATCTGCGCCCTTACCCCTCAGTATATTCTGCGTATGGGACTTGCAGAAGGGGATACGGTTTCTCTCACCCTTCCTGAATCTGCCATCCATATCTTCCCGCGGGAGGGGGATCTGACCTCGTGGCATTGCAGTCATTCCGGATGCGGAAAAAAATGCGGGAAATGTGCGGCAAAGTCACAGAATAACCTGCATGGCCTGCTGTAG
- a CDS encoding ABC transporter permease: protein MSGKRRIFLNSTVFSATFLAVLAVLVIFMTAVIGGLIFYPSFTDLIASITSPEILFAVRLSLVTSAISTALCIIVAIPVAYAMARFSFPGKSYANLIINLPLSLPPLVAGIALLIFFGPSLVGTFLKDAGIDVVYTGIAIIVAKFFVNVPYMIRVTRSAFEMINPRYENVARTLGCSEWEAFRQVTLPLAKKGLLAGLVITWSKSIGEFGAVLLLAGATMMKTETLPIAVYINISTGELNEAIAASVILIGIAIVSLLVFERYGEGTRVL from the coding sequence GTGAGTGGCAAGCGAAGGATATTCCTGAATTCAACCGTATTTTCGGCGACATTTCTGGCGGTACTGGCAGTGCTCGTCATATTTATGACGGCAGTTATCGGGGGCCTCATCTTCTACCCGTCGTTCACCGATCTCATTGCGAGTATCACCTCTCCGGAGATCCTCTTCGCGGTACGGCTCTCACTGGTCACCTCGGCGATATCGACCGCACTCTGTATCATCGTCGCCATCCCGGTCGCCTATGCAATGGCACGGTTCTCCTTTCCGGGAAAATCCTATGCCAACCTCATCATAAACCTGCCCCTCTCCCTCCCGCCTCTCGTGGCAGGTATTGCCCTCTTGATCTTCTTCGGCCCGTCTCTGGTCGGCACGTTCCTGAAGGATGCGGGTATTGACGTCGTGTATACCGGCATTGCAATCATCGTAGCCAAGTTCTTTGTAAACGTCCCCTACATGATCCGTGTTACACGCTCCGCCTTCGAGATGATCAATCCCCGCTATGAAAATGTTGCCCGGACACTCGGGTGCTCGGAATGGGAGGCATTCCGGCAGGTGACACTTCCCCTGGCAAAGAAAGGGCTCCTTGCAGGCCTGGTGATCACCTGGTCGAAATCCATCGGAGAGTTCGGCGCCGTTCTCCTTCTCGCAGGGGCAACGATGATGAAGACAGAAACCCTGCCGATAGCAGTCTATATCAACATATCCACCGGTGAACTGAACGAAGCCATTGCCGCCTCAGTCATACTCATCGGCATCGCAATCGTATCGCTCCTGGTATTCGAACGATACGGCGAAGGAACACGGGTCCTATAG
- the tsaA gene encoding tRNA (N6-threonylcarbamoyladenosine(37)-N6)-methyltransferase TrmO codes for MTESDVKAMNITYKPIGIIHSEHTRHEDTPIQGIFNPAPGTIEVFEEFAEGLQDIESFTHLFLLYHFHRATGDSLVQAPFLDGEKARGIFSIRHFNRPNPIGISIVDLKAVRGNILEISACDILDGTPLLDIKPYVYQFDHRDEVKSGWVDSTHIDDIQEWNATPKQLRDRRRTNL; via the coding sequence ATGACAGAATCAGATGTCAAAGCGATGAATATCACGTATAAACCAATCGGCATTATCCACTCAGAACACACCCGACACGAGGACACCCCCATCCAGGGGATCTTCAACCCGGCACCTGGCACCATCGAGGTATTCGAGGAGTTCGCAGAGGGGTTGCAGGACATCGAGTCCTTCACCCACCTCTTCCTCCTCTACCACTTCCACCGGGCAACGGGCGACTCCCTCGTCCAGGCGCCGTTCCTCGACGGGGAGAAGGCACGCGGTATCTTCTCTATTCGCCACTTCAACCGTCCGAACCCCATCGGCATCTCGATCGTCGACCTGAAGGCAGTCAGGGGCAATATCCTCGAGATCAGCGCATGTGACATCCTCGACGGCACTCCTCTCCTGGACATCAAACCCTACGTCTACCAGTTCGACCACCGCGACGAAGTGAAGAGCGGGTGGGTGGACTCGACGCACATCGATGATATCCAGGAATGGAACGCAACCCCGAAACAGCTGAGGGACCGTCGGAGAACAAATCTGTGA
- the modA gene encoding molybdate ABC transporter substrate-binding protein, protein MQGRNALIITTVILLGCILMAGCTSTQTTESAGSSPDQTTGDTLFVYSGAGLKAPMQEISAQFGEQHHVTVDNTYAGSGALITQMEISQKGDIFIPGGTPDYAIAVDKGLVSDAPEYVAYHVPVIAVQKGNPLNITSVEDLTRPGVKIALGGINETAIGKAGDKLFTAHGIKSAVEENVVIRAPTINELVVAMNMGTVDATLITIDKMNRDTMEAIQLPLEDNMALIIPIGMTTFTEDPDLAREYIDFVSSEEGKAIFAKHGFPTYPDEVYEL, encoded by the coding sequence ATGCAAGGACGAAATGCCCTTATTATTACCACAGTTATCCTGCTTGGATGCATTCTGATGGCAGGATGTACAAGCACTCAGACAACAGAATCGGCAGGGAGTTCTCCGGACCAGACGACCGGAGACACACTCTTCGTCTATTCAGGAGCAGGCCTGAAGGCCCCGATGCAGGAGATCAGTGCTCAGTTCGGGGAACAACATCATGTGACCGTCGATAACACCTATGCAGGTTCGGGAGCGCTCATTACGCAGATGGAAATCTCACAGAAGGGGGACATCTTCATTCCCGGAGGCACCCCGGATTATGCAATTGCCGTGGACAAGGGCCTGGTGAGCGATGCACCGGAGTACGTCGCGTACCATGTACCCGTAATCGCTGTCCAGAAGGGCAATCCGCTCAACATCACTTCTGTCGAAGACTTAACCCGGCCCGGGGTGAAGATTGCCCTTGGCGGGATAAACGAAACTGCCATCGGGAAGGCCGGTGACAAGCTCTTCACTGCCCACGGCATCAAGAGCGCTGTTGAAGAGAACGTCGTTATTCGCGCTCCCACCATCAACGAACTTGTCGTTGCAATGAACATGGGTACCGTTGACGCCACGCTCATCACCATCGATAAGATGAACCGCGACACGATGGAGGCTATCCAGCTCCCGCTGGAGGACAATATGGCGCTCATCATCCCCATCGGGATGACCACCTTCACCGAAGACCCGGACCTTGCCCGGGAGTACATTGATTTCGTCTCTTCAGAAGAAGGAAAGGCCATCTTTGCCAAGCACGGCTTCCCCACCTATCCTGATGAGGTGTATGAATTATGA